The following proteins come from a genomic window of Cervus canadensis isolate Bull #8, Minnesota chromosome 3, ASM1932006v1, whole genome shotgun sequence:
- the LOC122438650 gene encoding 40S ribosomal protein S20-like — translation MAFKDTGKTPVEPEVAFHRIRITLTRRNMKSLEKVCADLIRGAKEKNLKVKGPVRMPTKTLRITTRKTPCGEGSKTWDRFQMRIHKRLIDLHSPSEIVKQITSISIEPGVEVEVTIADA, via the coding sequence ATGGCCTTTAAAGACACCGGCAAGACTCCCGTGGAGCCAGAGGTGGCCTTTCACCGGATTAGGATCACCCTCACCAGACGCAACATGAAGTCTCTGGAGAAGGTGTGTGCTGACTTGATCAGAGGCGCgaaggaaaagaatctcaaagtGAAAGGACCAGTTCGGATGCCTACCAAGACTCTGAGAATAACTACAAGGAAAACTCCTTGTGGTGAAGGTTCTAAGACTTGGGATCGATTCCAAATGAGGATCCACAAGCGACTCATTGACCTGCACAGCCCTTCTGAAATTGTCAAGCAGATCACTTCCATCAGTATTGAGCCAGGAGTCGAGGTGGAAGTCACCATTGCCGATGCCTAA
- the LOC122438916 gene encoding transcription factor BTF3-like, producing MKETIVNQNKLAKWQAQVHISGKKTASRKKVVLRTVTADNKEISVLFKEVGGINSISGIEEVKMFTNQGTVIHLNNPRGKASLVAKTFTVTGHAETKQLTEMLSSILNLLGTESQTSLRRRAEALPEQSVDGKAPLATGEDDDDEVPDVVENFDEPSKNEAK from the coding sequence ATGAAAGAAACTATCGTGAATCAGAATAAACTCGCAAAATGGCAGGCACAAGTGCATATTAGTGGGAAAAAAACTGCTAGCAGAAAGAAGGTGGTTCTTAGAACAGTCACAGCAGACAATAAAGAAATTTCAGTTCTCTTTAAAGAAGTTGGAGGTATAAACAGTATCTCTGGTATTGAAGAGGTGAAGATGTTCACAAACCAAGGAACAGTGATTCACTTGAACAATCCTAGAGGTAAGGCCTCTCTGGTAGCAAAGACTTTCACTGTTACAGGCCATGCTGAGACAAAGCAGCTGACAGAAATGCTATCCAGCATCTTAAACCTGCTTGGCACAGAGAGTCAGACCAGTTTAAGGAGACGGGCTGAGGCTCTGCCCGAACAATCTGTGGATGGAAAAGCACCACTTGCCACAGGagaggatgatgatgatgaagttccagatgttgtGGAGAATTTTGATGAACCTTCCAAGAATGAAGCAAAGTAA